The Patescibacteria group bacterium genome has a window encoding:
- a CDS encoding UDP-N-acetylglucosamine--N-acetylmuramyl-(pentapeptide) pyrophosphoryl-undecaprenol N-acetylglucosamine transferase, whose product MDRNIEKKTKKIIFTGGGTAGSVSPLLAIAEDLRAQPAFAKASPFAKASEDKSADKGGLRPTKSVSTGEGGFEFLFVGTKAGIEKQMVKDAGLRYRAIAAGKLRRYFDWRNFIDIFKIKLAFWQAFFIILKEKPDLVLSAGSFVAVPVVWAAWLLRVPVIVHQQDIRPGLANKLMAPLARTITVTFEKSLKDYGARAVWTGNPTRTKIKEQRTEGNFNLSGGLPVVFVVGGGTGAEGINKLVEQGLENLVTFCQIIHSTGKGKMIAKRHDNYHPFEFLNAEQMVAALSIADLIVSRAGLGALTEISAAGKPAIVIPMPDSHQEDNAALLVEKDAAVVLNQKILNQDSFVAAIKALLDNQAERERLGRNIKLLFKEGANGEIVKLILNILNIQ is encoded by the coding sequence CGGGGGAACGGCCGGCTCGGTTTCGCCATTATTGGCGATTGCCGAAGACTTGCGCGCCCAGCCCGCCTTCGCCAAGGCTTCCCCCTTCGCTAAAGCTTCGGAGGACAAGTCGGCGGACAAGGGCGGATTGCGTCCAACGAAGTCCGTATCAACGGGCGAAGGTGGATTTGAATTTTTGTTTGTCGGCACTAAGGCCGGAATTGAAAAGCAAATGGTCAAAGATGCCGGTCTGCGCTATCGCGCCATTGCCGCCGGCAAATTGCGCCGTTATTTTGATTGGCGGAATTTTATCGATATTTTTAAGATCAAGCTCGCGTTTTGGCAGGCATTTTTTATAATTCTCAAAGAAAAGCCGGATTTGGTTTTGTCGGCCGGAAGTTTTGTGGCTGTTCCCGTGGTTTGGGCCGCCTGGCTTTTGCGCGTGCCGGTGATCGTTCATCAGCAAGATATCCGACCGGGTTTGGCTAATAAATTAATGGCGCCGTTAGCGCGCACTATCACCGTAACTTTTGAAAAATCTTTGAAAGATTACGGTGCGAGGGCAGTTTGGACAGGAAATCCAACTAGAACAAAGATCAAAGAACAAAGAACAGAAGGTAATTTTAATTTAAGTGGAGGCTTGCCAGTTGTTTTTGTAGTTGGCGGGGGGACGGGGGCGGAGGGGATAAACAAATTAGTCGAGCAAGGCTTGGAAAATTTGGTCACTTTTTGCCAGATCATCCATTCGACCGGGAAGGGGAAGATGATTGCCAAGCGGCACGATAATTATCACCCCTTTGAATTTTTAAACGCGGAGCAAATGGTCGCGGCGCTTTCTATCGCCGATTTAATCGTTTCCCGCGCCGGCTTGGGGGCGTTAACGGAAATTTCCGCTGCCGGAAAACCGGCGATCGTCATACCGATGCCCGATTCGCATCAGGAAGACAATGCCGCCTTGCTGGTCGAAAAAGATGCCGCCGTGGTTTTAAACCAGAAAATCTTGAATCAAGATTCTTTTGTTGCGGCTATCAAAGCTTTGTTGGATAATCAAGCGGAGAGAGAACGGTTGGGAAGAAATATTAAGTTGCTTTTTAAGGAAGGAGCAAACGGGGAAATAGTTAAATTGATTTTAAACATTTTGAATATCCAATAA